In one window of Gossypium hirsutum isolate 1008001.06 chromosome A01, Gossypium_hirsutum_v2.1, whole genome shotgun sequence DNA:
- the LOC107917801 gene encoding uncharacterized protein isoform X2, whose translation MKVTGKSSMPATFSGRNPTDADLKPTTKRKARNRRWKRVGGTPVVGRRSRPETPLLKWKVEEREKERGKEKGRGVEEELEDEVEEEEKGGRRGGGRGHRRKGASKVSARKLAAGLWRLQLPETLTSSVAERRSDRLGFKIEPSIQFSNSAMEGATKWDPVCLKTTDEVRQIYNHMKRIDQQVSAVSIVSALEAELEQARAHIEELETERRSSKKKLEHFLRKVSEERAAWRSREHEKIRAFVDDVKADLNQEKKKRQRLEIVNSKLVNELAAAKLSAKQYMQDYEKERKARELIEEVCDELAKEIGEDKAELEAIKRDSMKLREEVDEERKMLQMAEVWREERVQMKLIDAKVALEERYSQMNKLIADLETFLRSRTGNLDTKDMQEAESLRQAADSVNVKEIKEFTYEPANPDDIFAVFEDVAFGEANEREIEPFTAYSPASHASKVLMVSPEMSMMKKDSIMEHSNALFDQNDEIEEDESGWETVSHLEDQGSSYSPEGSVASVTRNHRDSNFSGSGTEWEENACGDTPITEISEVCSLPARQSKKASSITRLWRSCPNNGENYKIISVGANGRLSSGRKSNGGIVSPDRGSGKGGLSPSMGQWSSPDSGHPHITKGMKGCIDWPRGAQKNSLKAKLLEARMESQKVQLRHVLKQKI comes from the exons ATGAAGGTGACGGGGAAATCTAGTATGCCAGCGACATTTTCGGGGAGGAATCCGACGGACGCGGATCTCAAGCCAACGACGAAACGGAAGGCAAGGAACAGGAGGTGGAAACGGGTCGGCGGTACGCCGGTTGTGGGGAGGCGGAGCAGGCCGGAGACGCCTTTGTTGAAATGGAAGGTGGaggagagagagaaagaaagaggGAAAGAGAAAGGTCGTGGAGTTGAGGAAGAGCTCGAGGACGAGGTCGAAGAGGAGGAGAAGGGTGGCCGGAGAGGTGGTGGTCGAGGGCATAGGAGGAAAGGTGCTTCGAAAGTGTCCGCGAGGAAGCTTGCAGCTGGGTTGTGGCGGTTACAGTTGCCGGAGACGTTGACATCTAGTGTTGCAGAAAGGAGGAGCGATCGCTTAGGGTTTAAG ATCGAGCCTTCAATTCAATTTTCCAACTCTGCGATGGAGGGAGCAACAAAGTGGGATCCTGTCTGCTTAAAAACAACGGATGAGGTAAGGCAAATTTACAACCACATGAAGCGTATTGACCAACAAGTAAGTGCTGTATCAATTGTTTCTGCCCTTGAAGCTGAGCTCGAGCAGGCTCGAGCTCACATTGAGGAGCTTGAGACTGAGCGCCGATCCTCGAAGAAAAAACTTGAGCACTTCTTGAGGAAGGTTAGTGAGGAAAGGGCTGCTTGGCGGAGTAGAGAGCATGAGAAAATACGTGCCTTTGTAGACGATGTTAAAGCGGACTtgaatcaagaaaagaaaaaacggCAGAGGCTTGAAATTGTTAATTCCAAATTGGTGAATGAGTTGGCTGCTGCCAAGTTATCGGCGAAGCAATATATGCAGGAttatgaaaaggaaagaaaagccAGAGAACTAATTGAAGAAGTATGCGATGAACTTGCTAAAGAAATTGGAGAAGACAAGGCTGAATTGGAGGCAATTAAGAGAGATTCCATGAAGCTTCGGGAGGAAGTCGATGAGGAAAGAAAAATGTTGCAGATGGCTGAGGTCTGGCGTGAAGAACGTGTACAGATGAAGCTCATTGATGCAAAGGTAGCACTTGAAGAGAGGTATTCACAAATGAACAAGCTTATAGCAGATTTGGAGACTTTTCTAAGGTCAAGGACTGGAAATCTGGACACGAAAGACATGCAAGAAGCAGAATCACTAAGACAGGCTGCTGATTCAGTTAATGTTAAAGAAATTAAGGAATTTACATATGAGCCAGCAAACCCAGATGATATTTTTGCCGTTTTTGAAGATGTTGCTTTCGGTGAAGCAAATGAACGAGAAATTGAACCCTTTACCGCATATAGTCCTGCTAGCCATGCCTCGAAAGTTCTTATGGTGAGTCCCGAAATGAGCATGATGAAGAAAGACAGCATTATGGAACATTCAAATGCACTTTTTGATCAGAATGATGAGATAGAGGAAGATGAGAGTGGTTGGGAAACTGTCAGCCATCTCGAGGATCAGGGCTCAAGTTACTCACCAGAAGGGAGTGTTGCATCTGTCACCAGGAATCACCGGGACAGCAATTTCTCGGGTAGTGGAACTGAATGGGAAGAAAATGCATGTGGAGATACCCCAATCACTGAAATTAGCGAAGTTTGTTCATTACCTGCTAGGCAGTCGAAGAAGGCGTCGTCCATAACGAGGCTTTGGAGGTCATGCCCGAATAATGGAGAAAATTACAAGATAATTTCAGTAGGAGCAAATGGCAGACTTTCAAGTGGAAGAAAGTCTAATGGGGGTATTGTATCCCCAGATCGAGGATCCGGTAAAGGTGGGCTCAGTCCTTCAATGGGACAGTGGAGTTCACCTGACTCTGGTCATCCACACATAACGAAAGGGATGAAAGGGTGCATTGACTGGCCTCGTGGTGCACAAAAGAACAGTTTGAAGGCAAAGCTTTTGGAAGCAAGAATGGAAAGCCAAAAGGTCCAACTACGGCATGTTCTTAAACAGAAGATTTAG
- the LOC107917801 gene encoding uncharacterized protein isoform X1: MKVTGKSSMPATFSGRNPTDADLKPTTKRKARNRRWKRVGGTPVVGRRSRPETPLLKWKVEEREKERGKEKGRGVEEELEDEVEEEEKGGRRGGGRGHRRKGASKVSARKLAAGLWRLQLPETLTSSVAERRSDRLGFKPGKDFMGVPFHYHHKDKICSSDAKDPLQSPGSASGTKNGFLRKIEPSIQFSNSAMEGATKWDPVCLKTTDEVRQIYNHMKRIDQQVSAVSIVSALEAELEQARAHIEELETERRSSKKKLEHFLRKVSEERAAWRSREHEKIRAFVDDVKADLNQEKKKRQRLEIVNSKLVNELAAAKLSAKQYMQDYEKERKARELIEEVCDELAKEIGEDKAELEAIKRDSMKLREEVDEERKMLQMAEVWREERVQMKLIDAKVALEERYSQMNKLIADLETFLRSRTGNLDTKDMQEAESLRQAADSVNVKEIKEFTYEPANPDDIFAVFEDVAFGEANEREIEPFTAYSPASHASKVLMVSPEMSMMKKDSIMEHSNALFDQNDEIEEDESGWETVSHLEDQGSSYSPEGSVASVTRNHRDSNFSGSGTEWEENACGDTPITEISEVCSLPARQSKKASSITRLWRSCPNNGENYKIISVGANGRLSSGRKSNGGIVSPDRGSGKGGLSPSMGQWSSPDSGHPHITKGMKGCIDWPRGAQKNSLKAKLLEARMESQKVQLRHVLKQKI; the protein is encoded by the exons ATGAAGGTGACGGGGAAATCTAGTATGCCAGCGACATTTTCGGGGAGGAATCCGACGGACGCGGATCTCAAGCCAACGACGAAACGGAAGGCAAGGAACAGGAGGTGGAAACGGGTCGGCGGTACGCCGGTTGTGGGGAGGCGGAGCAGGCCGGAGACGCCTTTGTTGAAATGGAAGGTGGaggagagagagaaagaaagaggGAAAGAGAAAGGTCGTGGAGTTGAGGAAGAGCTCGAGGACGAGGTCGAAGAGGAGGAGAAGGGTGGCCGGAGAGGTGGTGGTCGAGGGCATAGGAGGAAAGGTGCTTCGAAAGTGTCCGCGAGGAAGCTTGCAGCTGGGTTGTGGCGGTTACAGTTGCCGGAGACGTTGACATCTAGTGTTGCAGAAAGGAGGAGCGATCGCTTAGGGTTTAAG CCTGGTAAAGATTTTATGGGTGTTCCATTCCATTATCATCACAAGGACAAAATTTGTAGTTCAGATGCCAAGGATCCATTACAGAGCCCTGGTTCTGCCTCTGGCACTAAGAACGGTTTCTTGCGTAAG ATCGAGCCTTCAATTCAATTTTCCAACTCTGCGATGGAGGGAGCAACAAAGTGGGATCCTGTCTGCTTAAAAACAACGGATGAGGTAAGGCAAATTTACAACCACATGAAGCGTATTGACCAACAAGTAAGTGCTGTATCAATTGTTTCTGCCCTTGAAGCTGAGCTCGAGCAGGCTCGAGCTCACATTGAGGAGCTTGAGACTGAGCGCCGATCCTCGAAGAAAAAACTTGAGCACTTCTTGAGGAAGGTTAGTGAGGAAAGGGCTGCTTGGCGGAGTAGAGAGCATGAGAAAATACGTGCCTTTGTAGACGATGTTAAAGCGGACTtgaatcaagaaaagaaaaaacggCAGAGGCTTGAAATTGTTAATTCCAAATTGGTGAATGAGTTGGCTGCTGCCAAGTTATCGGCGAAGCAATATATGCAGGAttatgaaaaggaaagaaaagccAGAGAACTAATTGAAGAAGTATGCGATGAACTTGCTAAAGAAATTGGAGAAGACAAGGCTGAATTGGAGGCAATTAAGAGAGATTCCATGAAGCTTCGGGAGGAAGTCGATGAGGAAAGAAAAATGTTGCAGATGGCTGAGGTCTGGCGTGAAGAACGTGTACAGATGAAGCTCATTGATGCAAAGGTAGCACTTGAAGAGAGGTATTCACAAATGAACAAGCTTATAGCAGATTTGGAGACTTTTCTAAGGTCAAGGACTGGAAATCTGGACACGAAAGACATGCAAGAAGCAGAATCACTAAGACAGGCTGCTGATTCAGTTAATGTTAAAGAAATTAAGGAATTTACATATGAGCCAGCAAACCCAGATGATATTTTTGCCGTTTTTGAAGATGTTGCTTTCGGTGAAGCAAATGAACGAGAAATTGAACCCTTTACCGCATATAGTCCTGCTAGCCATGCCTCGAAAGTTCTTATGGTGAGTCCCGAAATGAGCATGATGAAGAAAGACAGCATTATGGAACATTCAAATGCACTTTTTGATCAGAATGATGAGATAGAGGAAGATGAGAGTGGTTGGGAAACTGTCAGCCATCTCGAGGATCAGGGCTCAAGTTACTCACCAGAAGGGAGTGTTGCATCTGTCACCAGGAATCACCGGGACAGCAATTTCTCGGGTAGTGGAACTGAATGGGAAGAAAATGCATGTGGAGATACCCCAATCACTGAAATTAGCGAAGTTTGTTCATTACCTGCTAGGCAGTCGAAGAAGGCGTCGTCCATAACGAGGCTTTGGAGGTCATGCCCGAATAATGGAGAAAATTACAAGATAATTTCAGTAGGAGCAAATGGCAGACTTTCAAGTGGAAGAAAGTCTAATGGGGGTATTGTATCCCCAGATCGAGGATCCGGTAAAGGTGGGCTCAGTCCTTCAATGGGACAGTGGAGTTCACCTGACTCTGGTCATCCACACATAACGAAAGGGATGAAAGGGTGCATTGACTGGCCTCGTGGTGCACAAAAGAACAGTTTGAAGGCAAAGCTTTTGGAAGCAAGAATGGAAAGCCAAAAGGTCCAACTACGGCATGTTCTTAAACAGAAGATTTAG
- the LOC107917801 gene encoding uncharacterized protein isoform X4 — MKFELQFWTFRVHYFVLYRSLVKILWVFHSIIITRTKFVVQMPRIHYRALVLPLALRTVSCVRKPNLCHLTHNTAHVSCYMWDPHLVLSFRWDLLCTISLIFGHFGCYQRCLHSAGPIEPSIQFSNSAMEGATKWDPVCLKTTDEVRQIYNHMKRIDQQVSAVSIVSALEAELEQARAHIEELETERRSSKKKLEHFLRKVSEERAAWRSREHEKIRAFVDDVKADLNQEKKKRQRLEIVNSKLVNELAAAKLSAKQYMQDYEKERKARELIEEVCDELAKEIGEDKAELEAIKRDSMKLREEVDEERKMLQMAEVWREERVQMKLIDAKVALEERYSQMNKLIADLETFLRSRTGNLDTKDMQEAESLRQAADSVNVKEIKEFTYEPANPDDIFAVFEDVAFGEANEREIEPFTAYSPASHASKVLMVSPEMSMMKKDSIMEHSNALFDQNDEIEEDESGWETVSHLEDQGSSYSPEGSVASVTRNHRDSNFSGSGTEWEENACGDTPITEISEVCSLPARQSKKASSITRLWRSCPNNGENYKIISVGANGRLSSGRKSNGGIVSPDRGSGKGGLSPSMGQWSSPDSGHPHITKGMKGCIDWPRGAQKNSLKAKLLEARMESQKVQLRHVLKQKI; from the exons atgaaatttgaattacAATTTTGGACATTTCGAGTTCATTACTTTGTGCTTTACCGCAGCCTGGTAAAGATTTTATGGGTGTTCCATTCCATTATCATCACAAGGACAAAATTTGTAGTTCAGATGCCAAGGATCCATTACAGAGCCCTGGTTCTGCCTCTGGCACTAAGAACGGTTTCTTGCGTAAG GAAACCAAACCTTTGTCATCTCACACATAATACGGCACATGTGTCATGCTACATGTGGGACCCGCATTTGGTACTTTCTTTTAGATGGGATTTGTTGTGCACCATTTCGCTCATTTTTGGGCATTTTGGATGTTATCAAAGATGTCTGCACTCTGCAGGACCG ATCGAGCCTTCAATTCAATTTTCCAACTCTGCGATGGAGGGAGCAACAAAGTGGGATCCTGTCTGCTTAAAAACAACGGATGAGGTAAGGCAAATTTACAACCACATGAAGCGTATTGACCAACAAGTAAGTGCTGTATCAATTGTTTCTGCCCTTGAAGCTGAGCTCGAGCAGGCTCGAGCTCACATTGAGGAGCTTGAGACTGAGCGCCGATCCTCGAAGAAAAAACTTGAGCACTTCTTGAGGAAGGTTAGTGAGGAAAGGGCTGCTTGGCGGAGTAGAGAGCATGAGAAAATACGTGCCTTTGTAGACGATGTTAAAGCGGACTtgaatcaagaaaagaaaaaacggCAGAGGCTTGAAATTGTTAATTCCAAATTGGTGAATGAGTTGGCTGCTGCCAAGTTATCGGCGAAGCAATATATGCAGGAttatgaaaaggaaagaaaagccAGAGAACTAATTGAAGAAGTATGCGATGAACTTGCTAAAGAAATTGGAGAAGACAAGGCTGAATTGGAGGCAATTAAGAGAGATTCCATGAAGCTTCGGGAGGAAGTCGATGAGGAAAGAAAAATGTTGCAGATGGCTGAGGTCTGGCGTGAAGAACGTGTACAGATGAAGCTCATTGATGCAAAGGTAGCACTTGAAGAGAGGTATTCACAAATGAACAAGCTTATAGCAGATTTGGAGACTTTTCTAAGGTCAAGGACTGGAAATCTGGACACGAAAGACATGCAAGAAGCAGAATCACTAAGACAGGCTGCTGATTCAGTTAATGTTAAAGAAATTAAGGAATTTACATATGAGCCAGCAAACCCAGATGATATTTTTGCCGTTTTTGAAGATGTTGCTTTCGGTGAAGCAAATGAACGAGAAATTGAACCCTTTACCGCATATAGTCCTGCTAGCCATGCCTCGAAAGTTCTTATGGTGAGTCCCGAAATGAGCATGATGAAGAAAGACAGCATTATGGAACATTCAAATGCACTTTTTGATCAGAATGATGAGATAGAGGAAGATGAGAGTGGTTGGGAAACTGTCAGCCATCTCGAGGATCAGGGCTCAAGTTACTCACCAGAAGGGAGTGTTGCATCTGTCACCAGGAATCACCGGGACAGCAATTTCTCGGGTAGTGGAACTGAATGGGAAGAAAATGCATGTGGAGATACCCCAATCACTGAAATTAGCGAAGTTTGTTCATTACCTGCTAGGCAGTCGAAGAAGGCGTCGTCCATAACGAGGCTTTGGAGGTCATGCCCGAATAATGGAGAAAATTACAAGATAATTTCAGTAGGAGCAAATGGCAGACTTTCAAGTGGAAGAAAGTCTAATGGGGGTATTGTATCCCCAGATCGAGGATCCGGTAAAGGTGGGCTCAGTCCTTCAATGGGACAGTGGAGTTCACCTGACTCTGGTCATCCACACATAACGAAAGGGATGAAAGGGTGCATTGACTGGCCTCGTGGTGCACAAAAGAACAGTTTGAAGGCAAAGCTTTTGGAAGCAAGAATGGAAAGCCAAAAGGTCCAACTACGGCATGTTCTTAAACAGAAGATTTAG
- the LOC107917801 gene encoding probable DNA double-strand break repair Rad50 ATPase isoform X3 yields MPRIHYRALVLPLALRTVSCVRKPNLCHLTHNTAHVSCYMWDPHLVLSFRWDLLCTISLIFGHFGCYQRCLHSAGPIEPSIQFSNSAMEGATKWDPVCLKTTDEVRQIYNHMKRIDQQVSAVSIVSALEAELEQARAHIEELETERRSSKKKLEHFLRKVSEERAAWRSREHEKIRAFVDDVKADLNQEKKKRQRLEIVNSKLVNELAAAKLSAKQYMQDYEKERKARELIEEVCDELAKEIGEDKAELEAIKRDSMKLREEVDEERKMLQMAEVWREERVQMKLIDAKVALEERYSQMNKLIADLETFLRSRTGNLDTKDMQEAESLRQAADSVNVKEIKEFTYEPANPDDIFAVFEDVAFGEANEREIEPFTAYSPASHASKVLMVSPEMSMMKKDSIMEHSNALFDQNDEIEEDESGWETVSHLEDQGSSYSPEGSVASVTRNHRDSNFSGSGTEWEENACGDTPITEISEVCSLPARQSKKASSITRLWRSCPNNGENYKIISVGANGRLSSGRKSNGGIVSPDRGSGKGGLSPSMGQWSSPDSGHPHITKGMKGCIDWPRGAQKNSLKAKLLEARMESQKVQLRHVLKQKI; encoded by the exons ATGCCAAGGATCCATTACAGAGCCCTGGTTCTGCCTCTGGCACTAAGAACGGTTTCTTGCGTAAG GAAACCAAACCTTTGTCATCTCACACATAATACGGCACATGTGTCATGCTACATGTGGGACCCGCATTTGGTACTTTCTTTTAGATGGGATTTGTTGTGCACCATTTCGCTCATTTTTGGGCATTTTGGATGTTATCAAAGATGTCTGCACTCTGCAGGACCG ATCGAGCCTTCAATTCAATTTTCCAACTCTGCGATGGAGGGAGCAACAAAGTGGGATCCTGTCTGCTTAAAAACAACGGATGAGGTAAGGCAAATTTACAACCACATGAAGCGTATTGACCAACAAGTAAGTGCTGTATCAATTGTTTCTGCCCTTGAAGCTGAGCTCGAGCAGGCTCGAGCTCACATTGAGGAGCTTGAGACTGAGCGCCGATCCTCGAAGAAAAAACTTGAGCACTTCTTGAGGAAGGTTAGTGAGGAAAGGGCTGCTTGGCGGAGTAGAGAGCATGAGAAAATACGTGCCTTTGTAGACGATGTTAAAGCGGACTtgaatcaagaaaagaaaaaacggCAGAGGCTTGAAATTGTTAATTCCAAATTGGTGAATGAGTTGGCTGCTGCCAAGTTATCGGCGAAGCAATATATGCAGGAttatgaaaaggaaagaaaagccAGAGAACTAATTGAAGAAGTATGCGATGAACTTGCTAAAGAAATTGGAGAAGACAAGGCTGAATTGGAGGCAATTAAGAGAGATTCCATGAAGCTTCGGGAGGAAGTCGATGAGGAAAGAAAAATGTTGCAGATGGCTGAGGTCTGGCGTGAAGAACGTGTACAGATGAAGCTCATTGATGCAAAGGTAGCACTTGAAGAGAGGTATTCACAAATGAACAAGCTTATAGCAGATTTGGAGACTTTTCTAAGGTCAAGGACTGGAAATCTGGACACGAAAGACATGCAAGAAGCAGAATCACTAAGACAGGCTGCTGATTCAGTTAATGTTAAAGAAATTAAGGAATTTACATATGAGCCAGCAAACCCAGATGATATTTTTGCCGTTTTTGAAGATGTTGCTTTCGGTGAAGCAAATGAACGAGAAATTGAACCCTTTACCGCATATAGTCCTGCTAGCCATGCCTCGAAAGTTCTTATGGTGAGTCCCGAAATGAGCATGATGAAGAAAGACAGCATTATGGAACATTCAAATGCACTTTTTGATCAGAATGATGAGATAGAGGAAGATGAGAGTGGTTGGGAAACTGTCAGCCATCTCGAGGATCAGGGCTCAAGTTACTCACCAGAAGGGAGTGTTGCATCTGTCACCAGGAATCACCGGGACAGCAATTTCTCGGGTAGTGGAACTGAATGGGAAGAAAATGCATGTGGAGATACCCCAATCACTGAAATTAGCGAAGTTTGTTCATTACCTGCTAGGCAGTCGAAGAAGGCGTCGTCCATAACGAGGCTTTGGAGGTCATGCCCGAATAATGGAGAAAATTACAAGATAATTTCAGTAGGAGCAAATGGCAGACTTTCAAGTGGAAGAAAGTCTAATGGGGGTATTGTATCCCCAGATCGAGGATCCGGTAAAGGTGGGCTCAGTCCTTCAATGGGACAGTGGAGTTCACCTGACTCTGGTCATCCACACATAACGAAAGGGATGAAAGGGTGCATTGACTGGCCTCGTGGTGCACAAAAGAACAGTTTGAAGGCAAAGCTTTTGGAAGCAAGAATGGAAAGCCAAAAGGTCCAACTACGGCATGTTCTTAAACAGAAGATTTAG